Proteins found in one Nostoc sp. NIES-3756 genomic segment:
- a CDS encoding S8 family peptidase → MRKLILWCLFVIGLVSAVFVFLNSQGLAAKGEFDTILLDFREDIPADVIKQDLQAIAQQYNVTPQLDNKFSEQDHVYIIKGDRQRLKALQKSAFAKATEIIEPNYIYKLTPPAKPVWLGEMLRPQEGKELTPSLTGPNDEYYSKQWNLHQIGVEGAWSQTKGSGITVAVIDTGVTKVRDLQETKFVKGYDFVNDKEEATDDNGHGTHVAGTVAQATNNKYGVAGVAYEASIMPLKVLSAYGGGTVADIAEAIKFAADKGADVINMSLGGGGESQLLKDAINYAHNKGVTIIAAAGNENDSSASYPARYPHVIGVSAIGPDGEKAPYSNYGAGVDISAPGGSDAGAILQETINEQGEGVFLALQGTSMASPHVAGVAALIKASGIKEPDAILQVLQQSARPIKEDSLNYYGAGQLNAEAAVKLAAQGQISFQDFFRWLRDNGYLNPRFWFDGGAVALLPKILMVVGSYLLAWFLRVYLPFPWSWSLSSGLIFGSSGLFFLKGFYIFDLPQWPFRVLGSSIPELGNAIQGTEALNPIFASVLIPILLIALLLGHPSWKWFAIGSTLGVAACLTVSAVLDPTVWGLGDGNLARIYLIINALLCYAIARLALKNEDKTA, encoded by the coding sequence ATGAGAAAACTTATATTATGGTGCTTGTTTGTCATTGGCTTGGTATCTGCTGTATTTGTTTTCCTTAATTCTCAGGGACTAGCAGCTAAAGGCGAATTTGACACAATTTTGTTAGATTTTCGTGAAGATATTCCAGCCGATGTAATTAAACAAGACTTACAAGCGATCGCTCAACAATACAACGTTACACCCCAATTAGATAATAAATTCTCAGAGCAAGATCATGTTTATATTATCAAAGGCGATCGCCAGCGACTCAAAGCGCTCCAAAAATCTGCCTTTGCTAAAGCTACAGAAATCATCGAACCGAATTACATTTATAAACTAACCCCACCCGCGAAACCTGTTTGGTTGGGGGAAATGTTAAGACCCCAAGAAGGGAAAGAATTGACTCCCTCTTTAACTGGCCCCAACGACGAATATTACAGCAAACAGTGGAACCTCCACCAAATTGGTGTAGAAGGTGCGTGGAGTCAAACCAAAGGTAGTGGCATAACTGTAGCCGTTATCGATACGGGTGTGACTAAAGTCCGAGACTTACAAGAAACCAAATTCGTCAAAGGCTACGATTTTGTCAACGACAAAGAAGAAGCCACAGACGACAACGGACATGGTACTCACGTTGCTGGTACTGTTGCCCAAGCTACTAATAATAAATATGGGGTAGCTGGTGTTGCTTACGAAGCTAGTATCATGCCCTTAAAAGTGCTGAGTGCATACGGTGGTGGAACCGTTGCTGATATTGCCGAAGCCATTAAATTTGCGGCTGACAAAGGTGCAGATGTCATAAATATGAGTTTGGGTGGTGGCGGAGAAAGCCAATTACTCAAAGATGCTATCAACTACGCCCATAACAAAGGTGTAACCATCATTGCGGCTGCGGGGAATGAAAACGACAGTTCCGCCTCCTATCCAGCCCGTTATCCTCACGTTATCGGTGTTTCCGCCATTGGCCCTGATGGTGAAAAAGCACCCTATTCTAACTATGGTGCAGGCGTTGATATTTCTGCCCCTGGTGGTAGTGATGCAGGTGCAATTTTACAGGAAACCATCAACGAACAAGGTGAAGGCGTATTCCTGGCACTGCAAGGAACGAGCATGGCTTCACCCCACGTTGCTGGTGTAGCTGCTTTAATCAAAGCTAGCGGTATTAAAGAACCAGATGCTATTTTGCAAGTTCTGCAACAGTCCGCCCGACCAATTAAAGAGGACAGCCTCAACTACTACGGTGCAGGACAACTCAACGCCGAAGCCGCAGTAAAACTAGCAGCCCAAGGACAAATTAGCTTCCAAGACTTCTTCCGTTGGTTGCGAGATAACGGTTATCTCAACCCCCGTTTCTGGTTTGATGGTGGTGCTGTAGCACTCCTACCAAAGATACTTATGGTAGTTGGTTCCTATCTCCTAGCTTGGTTTCTACGGGTTTACCTACCCTTCCCCTGGAGTTGGTCGTTATCTAGCGGCTTGATTTTTGGTAGTTCTGGGTTATTCTTCCTCAAAGGTTTCTATATCTTTGATTTACCCCAGTGGCCTTTCCGAGTTTTAGGCAGTTCCATTCCCGAATTAGGTAACGCCATACAAGGAACAGAAGCTTTAAACCCTATCTTTGCCAGCGTCTTAATTCCTATTTTGTTGATAGCACTGTTACTAGGTCATCCCAGTTGGAAATGGTTCGCCATCGGTTCAACTCTCGGTGTAGCTGCTTGCTTAACAGTTAGTGCAGTGTTAGACCCAACAGTTTGGGGCTTAGGTGATGGTAATTTAGCCCGTATATATCTGATTATCAACGCTCTACTCTGTTATGCGATCGCTCGTTTAGCATTAAAGAACGAAGATAAAACAGCATAG